One genomic segment of bacterium includes these proteins:
- a CDS encoding RNA-binding protein has product MKKIYVGNLSFNSNDRDLAAVFAPHGEVMSAKVVMDRDTDRSRGFGFVEMTDDNAAMQAIQALNGKEVEGRALNVNEARPREPRSGSQW; this is encoded by the coding sequence GTGAAGAAGATCTATGTGGGTAACCTCAGCTTCAACAGCAACGACCGCGATCTTGCCGCCGTCTTCGCCCCGCACGGTGAAGTCATGAGCGCCAAGGTAGTCATGGACCGCGACACCGATCGCTCCCGGGGCTTCGGCTTCGTGGAGATGACCGACGACAACGCCGCCATGCAGGCCATCCAGGCCCTCAACGGCAAGGAAGTCGAAGGTCGCGCGTTGAACGTCAACGAGGCGCGCCCGCGCGAACCGCGCAGCGGTTCCCAATGGTAA
- a CDS encoding CPBP family intramembrane metalloprotease has protein sequence MDTSRWEIAFVLLTGLGHYLLAGWLHLQLVYIVGACVFWTGFVAVRAAAAPAVLAEWGFTTRNLGRSLALLMPVTLLTVSGFAVYGMFTGSMVMHWHIVLICLLYPVWGLVQQFLVVALLAGNIKKHTRIPERGIVLLTALVFAGAHVPSLPLVAAAFFLAAVTTTVYFRTRNLWALGLFHGWFATGLYFFALGQDPWKEVVFARLWP, from the coding sequence ATGGACACCTCGCGCTGGGAGATCGCGTTCGTCCTGTTGACCGGCCTGGGCCATTATCTGCTGGCCGGCTGGCTGCATTTGCAGCTGGTATACATCGTCGGGGCCTGTGTTTTCTGGACAGGGTTCGTGGCGGTGCGAGCGGCCGCGGCCCCTGCGGTTCTCGCAGAGTGGGGATTCACCACCCGGAATCTCGGCCGAAGCCTCGCGCTGCTGATGCCGGTCACGCTGCTGACGGTGTCCGGCTTCGCCGTCTACGGGATGTTCACCGGGAGCATGGTGATGCATTGGCATATCGTGTTGATCTGCCTGCTCTATCCCGTCTGGGGGCTCGTCCAGCAGTTCCTTGTCGTAGCCCTGCTGGCCGGCAACATCAAAAAGCATACCCGGATCCCGGAGCGGGGAATCGTCCTCTTGACGGCTCTGGTCTTCGCCGGGGCACATGTTCCGTCCCTTCCTCTCGTCGCCGCCGCGTTCTTCTTGGCTGCGGTCACCACGACCGTCTATTTCCGCACCAGAAACCTGTGGGCCTTGGGCCTCTTTCACGGCTGGTTCGCCACGGGCCTGTACTTCTTCGCTCTCGGTCAGGATCCCTGGAAGGAGGTGGTATTCGCTCGCCTGTGGCCGTAA
- a CDS encoding DMT family transporter: MSHLGELLAVTAAILWAFGGTLFGMAGRRSSALLVNAIRLPCGALLLWLTWVLMTGTLWPEGVGWRQHLWLGLSGAIGLAIGDSFYYKGIMLAGPRRASLMLAATPVGASLMAWPVLGETLDVLAVAGIAVVIGGISLSVLGKDTGAGEHRDLPRGQIYRGLACALVCAVCTAIGNVLAKLGMPGDTPPLAATLVRGLWAVAGMALFVAGRPSVWSGLRGLRESRAWRPLSVAILIGPFIGMWVAVSALKYTEAGVASVLMNTVPITVLLPAWMFHRDKPSPVSLLGVVVALAGGAMLFLR; the protein is encoded by the coding sequence TTGAGCCACTTGGGCGAGTTGCTTGCTGTAACGGCGGCCATCTTGTGGGCGTTTGGTGGGACGTTGTTCGGGATGGCGGGGAGGCGTAGCAGTGCGCTTCTCGTCAATGCCATTCGGTTGCCTTGCGGGGCGTTGCTGCTGTGGCTCACCTGGGTCTTGATGACCGGGACCTTGTGGCCCGAGGGTGTCGGGTGGCGGCAGCACCTGTGGCTGGGGTTGAGCGGGGCGATCGGTCTGGCGATCGGCGATTCGTTCTACTACAAGGGCATCATGCTGGCCGGGCCGCGGCGCGCATCTTTGATGCTGGCCGCTACGCCGGTGGGGGCCTCGTTGATGGCTTGGCCCGTGCTGGGCGAGACGCTGGACGTGCTGGCGGTGGCGGGCATCGCGGTGGTTATCGGAGGTATATCCCTGTCGGTGCTGGGCAAGGATACCGGCGCGGGCGAGCACCGCGACCTGCCCCGCGGGCAGATCTACCGGGGCCTGGCCTGCGCCCTGGTCTGCGCGGTCTGCACGGCGATCGGCAACGTGCTGGCCAAGCTCGGCATGCCCGGCGACACGCCGCCGCTGGCGGCGACGCTGGTGCGCGGCCTGTGGGCGGTGGCGGGCATGGCGCTTTTCGTGGCGGGACGACCCTCGGTGTGGTCCGGCCTGCGCGGTCTGCGCGAGAGCCGCGCGTGGCGACCGCTGTCGGTGGCGATCCTCATCGGCCCGTTCATCGGCATGTGGGTGGCGGTGTCGGCGCTCAAGTACACCGAGGCCGGCGTGGCGTCGGTGCTGATGAACACGGTGCCGATCACCGTGCTGCTGCCGGCCTGGATGTTCCACCGCGACAAGCCGTCGCCGGTGTCGTTGCTGGGCGTGGTGGTGGCGTTGGCGGGGGGGGCGATGCTGTTCTTGCGGTGA